One genomic region from Phycisphaeraceae bacterium encodes:
- the purM gene encoding phosphoribosylformylglycinamidine cyclo-ligase, with amino-acid sequence MAKTKSGGLTYAESGVSIEAGDRFVASIGSLLRRTHGQRVIANPGGFAGLYRLDYNEELFRHNYREPVLVSCADGVGTKVHLAKEMNRYDTVGIDLVAMNVNDLIVQGAEPLFFLDYIAVHRVEQEMLMALLSGISRGCELARCALLGGETAEMNDLYKEGDFDLAGFAVGVVELSRATDATRVEPGDIVLGLASSGVHSNGYSLVRKIVQKAKLKLDKVYPELDRERVLGDVLLEPTRIYADSIVRLGRAYRVKKVVTGMAHITGGGLEGNLNRALHDGVDAVVDRRAWDKPSVFSFLQKKGGVAEDEMWRVFNMGIGYCLIVRPTFAESIVRKLERFGERVWTIGRIERGKGVVRFK; translated from the coding sequence ATGGCGAAGACGAAATCTGGCGGTCTGACATATGCCGAGTCGGGAGTCAGCATCGAGGCGGGCGATCGATTCGTAGCGTCGATCGGGTCGCTGTTGCGGCGGACGCACGGGCAGAGAGTGATTGCGAACCCCGGTGGGTTTGCGGGGCTATACCGGCTTGACTACAACGAGGAATTGTTTCGACACAACTACCGCGAGCCGGTGCTGGTGTCGTGTGCCGATGGCGTGGGGACGAAGGTGCACCTTGCCAAAGAGATGAATCGGTACGACACGGTCGGGATCGATCTTGTGGCGATGAATGTCAATGACCTGATTGTGCAGGGTGCCGAGCCGTTGTTTTTTCTGGATTACATCGCGGTTCATCGGGTGGAGCAGGAGATGCTGATGGCACTGCTCAGCGGGATCAGCCGCGGGTGCGAGCTTGCGCGGTGTGCGCTGCTTGGTGGCGAGACCGCGGAGATGAACGACCTGTACAAGGAAGGCGACTTCGATCTGGCCGGGTTTGCGGTGGGGGTGGTCGAGCTTTCGCGGGCGACGGATGCGACGCGCGTCGAGCCGGGAGACATTGTGCTGGGTCTGGCGTCGAGCGGTGTGCACTCGAATGGGTACTCGCTCGTTCGCAAGATCGTACAGAAAGCCAAACTGAAGCTCGACAAGGTATATCCGGAGTTGGATCGCGAGCGCGTGCTGGGCGATGTGCTGCTTGAGCCGACGCGGATCTATGCGGATTCGATCGTGCGGCTCGGGCGGGCGTATCGCGTGAAGAAAGTTGTGACGGGCATGGCGCATATCACTGGCGGCGGGCTCGAGGGCAATTTGAATCGCGCACTGCACGACGGCGTCGATGCAGTCGTGGATCGACGGGCATGGGACAAGCCTTCGGTTTTTTCGTTTCTTCAGAAGAAGGGTGGGGTGGCAGAAGACGAGATGTGGCGCGTGTTCAACATGGGGATCGGGTACTGCCTGATCGTGCGCCCGACGTTTGCCGAGTCGATCGTGCGGAAACTGGAGCGGTTTGGCGAACGAGTCTGGACCATCGGACGAATCGAGCGCGGCAAGGGCGTTGTCCGATTCAAGTGA
- the metK gene encoding methionine adenosyltransferase, protein MSNHLFTSESVSMGHPDKVADQISDAILDAMLADDPHSRVACETLVATGLVVVAGEVTTNTYVDIPDIVRRAIREIGYTSGDMHFDAESCAVMVALNKQSRDIAMGVDREGAGDQGMMFGFACRETEELMPLPIQLSHRLVEQQAHIRRESLIPGLRPDAKSQVTVEYANHKPVRVDTVVLSTQHDPTWNDRQPDLKKAVVEKIIKPVLGEWWNPGITIHVNPTGRFEIGGPHGDSGLTGRKIIVDTYGGRGRHGGGAFSGKDPTKVDRSAAYMARYIAKNVVAAELADECEIQLSYAIGVTEPTSVHVSCFGTHRADPERISKAIRDTFTLTPKGIIETLGLRKPIYSPTARHGHFGRPPAEIEYKRLEGTSVRNAGFTWERTDKVDALRKAIG, encoded by the coding sequence ATGTCCAACCACCTCTTTACATCCGAATCCGTCTCCATGGGCCACCCCGATAAAGTGGCAGACCAGATCTCCGATGCCATTCTCGATGCGATGCTGGCCGACGACCCGCACTCGCGCGTCGCCTGCGAAACGCTCGTCGCCACAGGCCTCGTTGTCGTCGCAGGTGAAGTCACCACCAATACCTACGTCGATATCCCCGACATCGTCCGCCGCGCCATCCGCGAAATCGGCTACACCAGTGGCGATATGCACTTCGATGCCGAGAGCTGCGCCGTCATGGTCGCCCTCAACAAACAATCACGCGACATCGCCATGGGTGTCGACCGCGAAGGCGCCGGCGATCAGGGCATGATGTTCGGCTTTGCCTGCCGCGAAACCGAAGAACTCATGCCTCTCCCCATCCAGCTCTCTCACCGCCTCGTCGAGCAACAGGCACACATCCGCCGCGAATCGCTCATCCCGGGCCTACGCCCAGATGCCAAGAGTCAGGTCACCGTCGAATACGCCAACCACAAACCCGTCCGCGTCGATACCGTCGTCCTCTCCACACAGCACGACCCGACATGGAACGATCGCCAGCCCGACCTCAAGAAGGCTGTCGTCGAGAAAATCATCAAGCCCGTGCTCGGCGAATGGTGGAATCCCGGCATCACCATCCACGTCAACCCCACAGGCCGATTCGAAATCGGCGGACCACACGGCGACAGCGGACTCACCGGACGAAAAATCATCGTTGATACCTACGGCGGACGCGGACGCCACGGCGGCGGCGCCTTCAGTGGCAAAGACCCGACCAAGGTCGATCGCTCCGCTGCATACATGGCTCGCTACATCGCCAAGAACGTCGTCGCGGCCGAACTCGCCGACGAATGCGAAATCCAACTCAGCTACGCCATCGGCGTCACCGAACCCACCAGCGTTCACGTCAGTTGCTTCGGCACCCACCGCGCCGACCCCGAACGCATCAGTAAGGCAATCCGCGACACATTCACCCTCACCCCCAAGGGAATCATCGAAACCCTCGGCCTGCGCAAACCCATCTACAGCCCCACCGCACGACACGGGCACTTCGGCCGCCCACCCGCCGAAATCGAGTACAAACGCCTCGAAGGCACCAGCGTCCGAAATGCCGGCTTCACCTGGGAACGCACCGACAAGGTCGACGCCCTTCGCAAAGCCATCGGCTAA
- the queG gene encoding tRNA epoxyqueuosine(34) reductase QueG: MSEDRERTQRLIERCKSLGFAACGVCAAEPSRWSKEFEAWIAAGKHGSMTWLAEHADVRCDVRLMLADAASVLMVADQYAVRGQREDRHGRVRLGRVARYARGRDYHVVLKKRLHTLCDELSKAYPGERFRAFVDTAPVLERELAARCGIGWTGKHTLTIHPRLGSYVLLGGVVTTLRLEASAEQRVVADHCGTCTRCIDACPTQAITPYAVDARRCVSYLTIEHRGLIEEEFFEGIGDWVFGCDVCQEVCPHNSERAGAAGERAGSVYPAYEARVSGFDLLEVLGWEEDERREACSGSAIKRAKLDMMRRNAAIAAGNELARGEDAALRARIEEIARDDASELVRETALQVLRRSGERL; the protein is encoded by the coding sequence GTGAGCGAAGATCGCGAACGAACGCAACGTTTGATCGAGCGATGCAAGTCGCTTGGTTTCGCGGCGTGTGGGGTGTGCGCTGCCGAACCGAGTAGATGGTCGAAAGAGTTTGAGGCGTGGATTGCGGCTGGCAAGCACGGCTCGATGACGTGGCTGGCAGAGCACGCCGATGTGCGGTGCGATGTGCGGTTGATGCTGGCGGATGCGGCAAGTGTGCTGATGGTTGCGGATCAGTACGCGGTGCGGGGTCAGCGTGAGGACAGGCACGGGCGAGTGCGATTGGGGCGGGTGGCGCGGTATGCGCGCGGGCGTGATTATCATGTGGTGCTTAAGAAGCGGTTGCATACGCTGTGCGATGAGTTGAGCAAGGCGTATCCGGGCGAGCGGTTTCGCGCGTTTGTTGATACGGCTCCGGTGCTTGAGCGCGAACTGGCGGCACGCTGCGGGATCGGGTGGACGGGAAAGCACACGCTGACGATTCATCCGAGGCTGGGCAGTTATGTGCTGCTGGGCGGGGTGGTGACGACGCTGAGGCTTGAGGCGTCTGCGGAGCAGCGCGTGGTTGCGGATCATTGCGGGACGTGTACGCGGTGCATTGATGCGTGCCCGACGCAGGCGATTACGCCTTATGCGGTCGATGCGAGGCGTTGCGTGAGTTACCTGACGATCGAGCATCGGGGGCTGATCGAGGAAGAGTTTTTTGAGGGAATTGGGGATTGGGTTTTCGGGTGTGATGTGTGCCAGGAGGTGTGCCCGCACAATTCGGAGCGTGCGGGCGCGGCGGGCGAGCGGGCTGGAAGTGTGTATCCGGCGTATGAAGCGCGCGTGAGCGGGTTCGACTTGCTGGAGGTGTTGGGTTGGGAGGAGGATGAGCGGCGTGAAGCGTGTTCGGGTTCGGCGATCAAGCGGGCGAAGCTGGACATGATGCGTCGGAATGCGGCGATTGCTGCGGGGAATGAACTGGCACGGGGTGAGGATGCGGCGTTGCGTGCGCGGATTGAGGAGATTGCGCGCGATGATGCGAGCGAGTTGGTGCGTGAGACGGCTTTGCAGGTGCTGCGAAGGTCTGGGGAACGCTTGTGA
- a CDS encoding sugar phosphate isomerase/epimerase, translating into MKPAISTVACPEWTLERVFEFARKIDVTGVELRTFGDDSSQFAPDPCLTDFAKIRRLSAQSGVSIACLATSIRYDAPIFPPVVGRVVSQTQIEVRATKRMIDVAREVKAPFVRVFAFELGAKETRKAGLRRIIERMELAAACARNTGVRLLIENGGSFATAEDLNEIMDRLASTHVAAAYCPAVAQSVGEDPVEGVRMLGERLESVKLKDFVGTTAVPIGHGEMHCREVVEELARRNYGGWAVIEWDRLWLSGLEAAERVLPQSVADLMGWYAGARAKAGPRAMAMS; encoded by the coding sequence ATGAAGCCTGCGATCAGCACAGTGGCATGTCCGGAGTGGACGCTTGAGCGGGTGTTCGAGTTTGCGAGGAAGATCGACGTGACCGGTGTGGAGTTGCGGACGTTCGGCGATGACTCATCGCAGTTCGCGCCGGATCCGTGCCTGACGGACTTTGCGAAGATTCGGCGTCTGAGTGCGCAGTCTGGGGTGTCGATTGCGTGCCTTGCGACTTCGATTCGGTATGACGCGCCGATTTTTCCGCCGGTGGTGGGGCGTGTGGTGAGCCAAACGCAGATTGAGGTGCGTGCGACCAAGCGGATGATTGACGTGGCGCGCGAGGTGAAGGCTCCGTTTGTGCGCGTGTTTGCGTTTGAACTCGGGGCCAAGGAGACGCGCAAGGCGGGGCTTCGGCGGATCATCGAGCGGATGGAACTCGCGGCGGCGTGCGCGCGCAACACGGGTGTGCGGCTGCTGATTGAGAATGGCGGGTCGTTTGCGACGGCGGAAGATCTCAATGAGATCATGGATCGTCTGGCATCGACTCACGTTGCGGCTGCGTATTGCCCGGCGGTTGCTCAGTCGGTGGGGGAGGACCCTGTCGAGGGCGTGCGCATGCTGGGTGAGCGGCTTGAGAGCGTGAAGTTGAAAGATTTTGTAGGAACCACGGCTGTTCCGATCGGGCACGGCGAGATGCACTGTCGCGAGGTGGTCGAAGAACTGGCGCGGCGAAACTATGGCGGCTGGGCGGTGATCGAGTGGGATCGCCTGTGGCTTTCGGGGCTTGAGGCGGCCGAGCGGGTGTTGCCTCAGAGTGTGGCGGACCTGATGGGGTGGTATGCGGGCGCTCGTGCAAAGGCTGGCCCGCGTGCGATGGCGATGAGTTAG
- the kynA gene encoding tryptophan 2,3-dioxygenase, giving the protein MDPDHAEPAPQSRSEMNYAEYLALDQILSAQKPLSRPEHHDEMLFIIQHQTTELWFKLIIHELRSAMQWIRDDNLSPCFKVLARVKHIQTQLERQWSILATLTPSEYLEFRSVLGSSSGFQSHQYRLVEFLLGNKNAGMMRMHERDPQATILLQHALDNPSLYEEFLRYLSRKGMPIPQSVIERDFSKPYERHDGVVEVFKTIYRSPHDHWQAYEMCESLVDVEESFSLWRFRHLKVVQRVIGFKRGTGGSAGVPFLRRVVDQVLFPELWDVRTEL; this is encoded by the coding sequence ATGGACCCGGACCATGCCGAACCAGCGCCCCAGTCTCGCAGCGAGATGAACTACGCCGAGTACCTCGCGCTTGATCAGATCCTCTCCGCCCAGAAGCCCCTCAGCCGCCCCGAGCATCACGACGAGATGCTCTTCATCATTCAGCACCAGACCACCGAACTCTGGTTCAAACTCATCATCCACGAACTCCGATCCGCCATGCAGTGGATCCGCGACGACAACCTCTCACCCTGCTTCAAAGTCCTCGCGCGCGTCAAGCACATTCAGACCCAACTCGAAAGACAGTGGTCAATCCTCGCCACACTCACCCCCAGCGAATACCTCGAGTTTCGCAGCGTGCTCGGCTCGTCGAGCGGGTTCCAGTCGCACCAGTACCGCCTCGTCGAGTTCCTGCTCGGCAACAAAAACGCCGGCATGATGCGCATGCACGAACGCGACCCACAAGCCACTATCCTTCTGCAGCACGCCCTCGATAACCCAAGCCTCTACGAAGAGTTCTTGCGCTACCTCAGCCGCAAAGGCATGCCCATCCCGCAATCGGTCATCGAACGCGACTTCTCCAAGCCCTACGAACGACATGACGGCGTCGTCGAGGTCTTCAAGACCATCTACCGATCGCCACACGACCATTGGCAGGCTTACGAAATGTGCGAATCCCTCGTCGATGTCGAGGAGTCATTCTCCCTCTGGCGCTTCCGCCATCTCAAGGTCGTCCAGCGCGTGATCGGCTTCAAACGCGGCACCGGCGGCAGCGCCGGAGTCCCGTTCCTCCGCCGCGTCGTCGATCAGGTCCTGTTTCCGGAGCTCTGGGATGTCCGCACCGAACTCTGA